The following proteins are encoded in a genomic region of Gimesia algae:
- a CDS encoding ExeA family protein: MYETNFGFTDRPFTVSPSPACFFEAAEHQHVLEELLVTISSLNGITILTGDAGTGKTAICRQLIARLEDQFQVQFVEHCNFPTVRALLQTLLYNLTDCYEKVSEQELRLALTAEVRSSYLIHGQPLLVLIDEAHLLSVSFLEELRVLSDIAIDGKPALQLLLCGQTSLEETLIQPALSSLNQRIGCQVYLDRMTRQESESYIAYRIQRVSPDKRTCFTEDAVKFITHVSDGLPRCLNQICDHCLMLAYLQDSPLVNEPIAREAFTDLQQLPLHWNDPLPASSPLDELRKGQTGSRSEQVSEDSSMVEYETEYEIDSVLEDQLNQLVETSDEDSETVSEDSSWDSADLFSFGEGIEAIEVGSDSKVEQSAEAVIQVQNQQEIPPEAPEQVKATVSPREIKETVTSPELNTGFTEIIDRYAAIDAGIDPATLPAETRGRINQSLQLRPPQFQSVSKQQQVSQEEIESVPDATAAALTEFAEIFDMDAAEIPDVPTMVFDNADLKHLSSDVLEELSREIAGGDGSFEDLLAAQIYEVCAETRKGLFGALNEIRNYSETTSIEVSEEELEIYDVVQPEYEEPESPVFSSEQYDLPSGNSVRIDSQTETRTRPSATAHLKGPALGRYKNLFSRLRRKQELN, from the coding sequence ATGTACGAAACAAATTTTGGGTTCACGGATCGACCCTTCACCGTTTCACCTTCACCTGCCTGTTTTTTCGAGGCAGCAGAGCACCAGCACGTTCTTGAAGAATTACTGGTGACTATTTCAAGCCTGAATGGAATCACGATTCTGACCGGGGATGCCGGCACGGGAAAGACGGCAATCTGCCGCCAGTTGATTGCACGGCTGGAAGATCAGTTTCAGGTTCAGTTTGTTGAGCACTGTAATTTTCCGACTGTCAGAGCACTGCTGCAGACCCTGCTGTATAACCTGACCGACTGTTATGAGAAAGTCAGCGAGCAGGAACTAAGGCTGGCATTGACCGCGGAGGTCCGTTCCTCATACTTAATCCACGGACAGCCTCTGCTGGTGCTCATCGATGAAGCACATCTCCTGAGTGTGTCGTTTTTAGAAGAGCTACGTGTTCTGTCTGACATTGCCATTGATGGTAAACCGGCGTTGCAGTTATTGCTCTGCGGACAGACCTCTCTGGAAGAAACATTGATTCAACCTGCCTTGTCCTCTCTCAATCAGCGGATCGGCTGTCAGGTTTATCTGGACCGAATGACACGTCAGGAATCTGAGTCCTACATCGCCTATCGAATTCAGCGTGTTTCCCCAGACAAACGAACCTGCTTTACAGAAGATGCCGTCAAATTTATTACGCATGTCAGTGATGGTCTGCCACGCTGCCTGAACCAGATCTGTGATCACTGTCTGATGCTGGCATATTTACAGGACTCACCCCTTGTCAATGAACCAATTGCCCGGGAAGCCTTCACAGATCTGCAACAACTGCCGTTACACTGGAATGACCCCCTGCCCGCTTCTTCTCCTTTAGATGAGTTACGTAAAGGCCAGACCGGTTCCAGATCAGAACAGGTCTCTGAAGACTCATCAATGGTGGAGTATGAGACAGAATATGAGATTGATTCAGTTCTGGAAGATCAGTTGAATCAACTGGTGGAAACTTCGGATGAGGATTCCGAAACCGTTTCCGAAGACTCCAGTTGGGATTCGGCTGATTTATTTTCCTTTGGTGAAGGGATCGAAGCAATTGAAGTCGGCAGCGATTCTAAAGTGGAACAGTCTGCGGAAGCGGTAATCCAAGTACAAAATCAGCAGGAAATTCCGCCTGAAGCACCCGAGCAGGTCAAAGCGACTGTTTCACCGCGGGAAATCAAGGAAACAGTCACATCACCGGAACTGAATACCGGATTCACTGAGATTATTGACCGCTATGCCGCCATTGATGCAGGCATCGACCCTGCTACCCTGCCCGCTGAAACTCGAGGGAGAATCAATCAGTCCCTGCAACTGCGACCGCCCCAGTTTCAGTCTGTGTCAAAACAGCAACAGGTCAGCCAGGAAGAAATCGAATCCGTACCGGATGCCACTGCTGCTGCATTAACCGAATTTGCAGAAATCTTTGATATGGATGCAGCGGAAATCCCGGATGTGCCCACGATGGTCTTCGATAACGCGGATTTGAAACATCTGAGTTCAGATGTACTGGAAGAACTCTCTCGAGAGATCGCCGGAGGAGACGGTTCGTTTGAAGACCTGCTGGCAGCTCAAATCTATGAAGTCTGTGCAGAAACCCGTAAAGGCCTGTTCGGCGCCTTGAATGAAATTCGCAACTATTCTGAAACGACATCAATCGAAGTTTCTGAAGAGGAACTGGAGATTTATGATGTGGTTCAGCCGGAGTATGAAGAACCGGAAAGCCCGGTCTTCTCGAGTGAACAGTACGATTTGCCATCGGGGAACTCAGTCCGTATCGATTCACAGACCGAGACCCGTACCCGGCCGTCTGCAACAGCCCATTTGAAAGGGCCGGCGCTGGGGAGATATAAGAATCTGTTCAGCCGCCTGCGTCGTAAACAGGAGTTGAACTGA
- a CDS encoding PhoH family protein translates to MSEATLSFSDPDQIPILLGTHDCHIRLIQDALGIDVVHRGDELRIIGDDAQIQKSLRIFSELRAIVENTKQLKSEQVQTALSNGNSTGKQSKQAPIATPSSIDLFEKTKKVHPRTPGQSDYIKNIAEHDLVLCTGPAGCGKTFLAVAMAINALRTEQVRKIVLVRPAVEAGEKLGFLPGDMLAKVNPFLRPLLDALGSLLDYDQVSRYMENDIVEVVPLAFMRGRTLDNTFIIMDEAQNSTVTQMKMFLTRMGMGSKIVVTGDISQIDLPPDVACGMTDAIDRLRNIKGVGVTQLKNEDIVRHRLVGEIVKAYQNEDTLVQ, encoded by the coding sequence ATGTCAGAAGCCACTCTTTCCTTTTCTGATCCTGATCAGATTCCCATATTACTGGGGACGCACGACTGTCATATACGACTCATTCAGGATGCACTGGGCATCGACGTCGTTCATCGAGGCGATGAACTTCGAATCATCGGGGATGATGCCCAGATCCAGAAGTCACTCCGTATTTTCTCTGAACTGAGGGCGATCGTTGAAAACACGAAACAACTGAAAAGTGAGCAGGTACAAACCGCGCTCTCCAACGGGAACTCAACTGGGAAACAGTCCAAGCAGGCTCCCATCGCCACGCCTTCTTCGATTGATCTCTTTGAGAAAACCAAAAAGGTACATCCCAGAACGCCAGGCCAGTCAGACTACATCAAGAACATTGCAGAACACGATCTTGTACTTTGTACAGGCCCTGCCGGCTGTGGTAAAACGTTTCTGGCAGTCGCCATGGCGATCAATGCATTGCGGACCGAACAGGTTCGCAAGATTGTGCTCGTGCGTCCTGCGGTCGAAGCGGGCGAAAAACTGGGCTTTCTCCCGGGGGACATGCTGGCAAAAGTGAACCCGTTTTTACGTCCGCTGCTGGATGCGCTCGGCAGTCTACTCGACTACGATCAGGTCAGTCGATATATGGAAAATGATATCGTCGAGGTTGTCCCTCTGGCTTTCATGCGCGGGCGAACTCTGGATAATACATTCATTATCATGGATGAAGCACAAAACTCGACGGTCACCCAGATGAAAATGTTCCTGACCCGGATGGGCATGGGCTCTAAAATCGTGGTCACCGGAGATATTTCACAAATTGACTTACCACCTGACGTTGCCTGCGGCATGACAGACGCCATCGATCGCCTGCGAAACATTAAAGGTGTGGGAGTCACTCAATTAAAAAACGAAGATATCGTGAGACACAGACTGGTCGGTGAAATCGTGAAGGCCTACCAGAACGAAGACACTCTCGTACAGTAA
- a CDS encoding HD family phosphohydrolase, with translation MAFFGSKKSRTALAASLRDSSKLSSRLRELLSNRGTLSRLSVCLLTILILMVAVESWKAPFPYRLGMFFEHGIVANSTFKVANPIETDRQRTQKESEVPYYFKHNPNLIDKLPELLKDDLIAIANAKSLDELNTDIRAELGLTPSRRLEQFRDQFPEEPEQTFAELKSLVSSPDSKDTQKIKDLIDDFKKLIAPLSDFGIVNENDLAQNQIRIYDDKITIINDVTNEEKKVTPFDIRLPDQLSANGVIGLPLETNVYKRLVPLKEVLSHWIHFQAPTTLVYDPQRTLEERNQARNQVEEIFDTFQRGTILVEPGQLIDDNQLALLRAEYEAKEKKVPSYERGIRITIIFLMLVVLAVLNGYHLLRNKKAVARTVSRLSIYLSVIILTIFLARLLSYDPWRAEVLPLVATVMVFAIVYDQMMAILTALSLSLVICLSTGGSLGHFVVLMSVSAVAVTSLGNVSSRSTLIKLGFGMGLTYFLVYWGINLINNQELSNDFFDQQIVWESLQGAGWCLAAGYLVAGSLPFIESLFGVVTDISLLEMSNVSHPLLQELVRRAPGTYNHSISVATIGEAAADKIGANGLLVRVAAYYHDIGKMLKPQYFIENMVQGSESLHDNLAPAMSTLIIIGHVKDGVDLARQHNLPQPIIDFIEQHHGTTLVEYFFREAEKQADLSPDHKTDAEESSFRYPGPRPQTREAGVMMLSDAVESASRTLSDPTPKRIKSLVHSLVMKRLLDGQFNECSLTLSEINVVEESLVKSLIGIYHGRIKYPEERSA, from the coding sequence ATGGCTTTTTTTGGCTCAAAGAAATCCCGAACTGCACTTGCTGCCAGTTTGCGCGATTCCTCCAAATTGAGTTCAAGATTGCGCGAATTGTTGAGTAACCGGGGGACACTCTCTCGCTTGAGTGTCTGCCTGTTGACAATTCTGATTCTGATGGTGGCAGTAGAAAGCTGGAAAGCCCCGTTCCCCTATCGACTGGGCATGTTTTTCGAACATGGGATCGTGGCGAATTCCACGTTCAAAGTCGCCAATCCCATCGAGACAGACCGGCAACGGACCCAGAAAGAATCGGAAGTCCCCTATTACTTCAAACATAACCCGAACCTGATCGACAAGCTGCCAGAATTGCTGAAGGATGATCTGATCGCGATTGCCAATGCCAAATCCCTGGATGAACTGAATACTGACATCCGGGCTGAACTGGGGCTCACTCCGTCCCGCCGACTGGAACAGTTTAGAGACCAGTTTCCGGAAGAACCAGAGCAGACCTTTGCTGAACTGAAATCGCTGGTCAGCAGTCCTGATTCCAAAGATACTCAAAAAATCAAAGACCTGATCGACGACTTCAAAAAGCTGATCGCGCCACTGTCGGACTTTGGGATTGTGAATGAGAATGATCTGGCCCAAAACCAGATCAGGATCTACGATGATAAGATTACCATCATCAATGATGTCACTAACGAGGAGAAAAAAGTCACCCCCTTTGACATTCGTCTGCCTGATCAACTGTCAGCAAACGGGGTCATCGGCCTGCCATTGGAAACCAATGTCTACAAGCGCCTGGTCCCCCTGAAGGAAGTACTTTCCCACTGGATTCATTTCCAGGCCCCCACCACTCTGGTTTACGATCCCCAGAGGACGCTCGAGGAACGCAATCAGGCCAGAAATCAGGTGGAAGAAATCTTTGACACCTTTCAGCGTGGCACTATTCTGGTGGAGCCAGGTCAGCTAATCGACGACAACCAACTGGCTTTGCTGCGAGCGGAATACGAAGCCAAGGAAAAAAAAGTCCCGAGTTATGAACGGGGCATTCGCATTACGATCATCTTTCTCATGCTGGTCGTCCTGGCGGTCCTGAATGGATATCATCTGCTGCGAAACAAAAAAGCGGTTGCCAGAACAGTCAGTCGGTTAAGTATCTATTTAAGCGTGATCATTCTGACCATTTTCCTGGCCCGCCTGCTTTCCTATGACCCCTGGCGTGCCGAAGTGCTGCCGCTGGTTGCGACAGTCATGGTGTTTGCAATTGTCTACGACCAGATGATGGCCATTCTGACTGCTTTATCCCTGTCTCTCGTGATTTGTCTGTCAACAGGAGGGTCACTGGGACATTTCGTCGTGCTGATGAGTGTCTCTGCCGTTGCTGTGACATCCCTGGGGAACGTCTCATCCCGTTCCACCCTGATCAAGCTGGGCTTCGGCATGGGACTGACTTACTTCCTGGTCTACTGGGGGATCAACCTGATCAATAATCAGGAGCTCTCGAACGATTTCTTTGATCAGCAGATCGTCTGGGAAAGTCTACAAGGAGCAGGGTGGTGCCTGGCTGCCGGATATCTGGTCGCGGGCAGCCTGCCTTTCATTGAATCCCTGTTTGGCGTCGTCACCGATATCAGCCTTTTGGAAATGAGTAATGTCTCCCATCCGCTGCTGCAGGAACTGGTGCGTCGCGCCCCCGGTACTTATAACCATTCCATTTCCGTCGCTACGATCGGAGAGGCTGCTGCAGACAAAATTGGCGCCAATGGACTGCTGGTTCGCGTTGCCGCCTATTATCATGATATCGGAAAAATGTTGAAGCCTCAGTACTTCATTGAAAATATGGTTCAGGGCAGTGAAAGTCTGCACGACAACCTCGCCCCGGCAATGAGCACATTAATTATCATCGGTCATGTGAAAGATGGCGTCGACCTGGCCCGTCAGCACAACCTGCCTCAACCGATTATCGATTTTATTGAACAGCATCATGGAACTACTCTGGTAGAATACTTCTTCCGCGAAGCAGAAAAGCAGGCGGATCTCAGCCCGGACCACAAAACCGACGCTGAAGAATCGTCGTTCCGCTACCCAGGCCCGAGACCTCAGACCAGGGAAGCGGGGGTCATGATGCTCTCCGACGCCGTCGAAAGTGCCAGCCGCACCCTGAGTGATCCAACGCCGAAACGCATCAAGTCGCTGGTACATTCACTCGTCATGAAACGACTGCTCGATGGGCAGTTTAATGAATGTTCACTCACTTTAAGTGAAATTAATGTTGTGGAAGAATCACTGGTAAAATCCCTGATCGGTATTTACCACGGACGAATTAAATATCCGGAAGAGCGCTCCGCTTAA
- the ybeY gene encoding rRNA maturation RNase YbeY, giving the protein MNTIDQFQIEIQNSQTQLAIDEQQLKTAISFLLQSEQVNQAEISLAIVDNPTIRQLNQQYLQHDYDTDVLSFLLDCDTVMDSTQLEYRGAGKQIEGEIIVSAEMALAMSAEYQWPAEQELLLYVIHGLLHLCGYDDLTEEELRIMRQREQQIFDHWQTSIPRREE; this is encoded by the coding sequence ATGAATACAATAGACCAGTTCCAGATCGAGATCCAGAACTCACAAACACAACTCGCCATCGACGAACAACAGCTGAAAACAGCAATCAGTTTTCTGCTGCAGTCCGAACAGGTAAACCAGGCCGAAATCAGTCTGGCCATCGTTGACAATCCGACCATCCGCCAGCTGAATCAACAATATCTGCAGCATGATTACGACACGGATGTTTTGAGTTTTCTGCTGGATTGCGACACCGTAATGGATTCTACCCAACTGGAATACCGTGGAGCTGGTAAGCAGATTGAAGGGGAAATTATCGTATCCGCGGAAATGGCACTGGCGATGTCTGCAGAATACCAATGGCCCGCAGAACAGGAACTCCTGCTGTATGTGATCCATGGATTGCTGCATTTATGTGGTTATGACGACCTCACGGAAGAAGAACTGCGCATCATGCGTCAACGTGAGCAACAGATCTTCGACCACTGGCAGACCTCAATTCCCAGACGCGAAGAGTGA
- a CDS encoding hemolysin family protein encodes MIPLTLSVLLLLTLSAALLGFSLRDFSRSRLETLCNEAEVPDRFSEILRSHPTVLLAADIFWLTGVILISIIFTHKYLEVPRDFSTPAITIQFTAQILLILLTGILLLMAIPWTISRIAGERFLQTFWPVIKLLPVFLNPVTWLCWKIDEFSHRLAGKEENKNGREANISEEILSVVEEGARGGILESEAGKMIQRVMELQDEDVGAIMTQRMDMEYISVNATLDEALLKFIDVGHSRIPVIGESTDDIVGILYARELLKHFSKENQNSESPEALTIQKLMFSPFYIPETTGIDSLLETMQKEHVHMAIVIDEYGGVAGLVTMEDVLEEIVGDIVDEFDEEEEQMIFETGENILEVDARVHIDDLNEQYHYDLPEGKDFDTIGGFVITQIGKVPQPGETLIWQQLRIEVLESDERRINKLRIELDSSLVEEYDTDN; translated from the coding sequence ATGATTCCGCTGACTCTTTCTGTTCTATTACTCCTGACTCTGTCAGCAGCCCTGTTGGGATTTTCTTTGCGCGATTTCTCACGAAGCCGCCTCGAAACGCTGTGTAATGAAGCTGAGGTTCCTGATCGATTCAGCGAAATTTTACGCTCTCACCCCACCGTGCTACTGGCTGCTGACATTTTCTGGCTGACGGGTGTGATTCTGATCTCGATCATTTTCACTCATAAATACCTCGAAGTCCCGCGAGACTTCAGTACTCCCGCAATCACCATCCAGTTTACAGCGCAAATCCTGCTGATCCTGCTCACTGGGATCCTGCTGTTGATGGCAATTCCCTGGACGATCTCCCGGATCGCCGGCGAACGCTTCCTGCAGACATTCTGGCCCGTGATCAAGCTCCTGCCCGTCTTCCTGAACCCGGTGACCTGGCTCTGCTGGAAAATCGATGAATTCTCTCATCGACTGGCTGGCAAAGAAGAAAATAAAAACGGCCGGGAAGCCAATATCAGCGAAGAGATACTCTCAGTTGTAGAAGAAGGCGCCCGCGGAGGGATCCTCGAATCGGAAGCTGGAAAAATGATCCAGCGCGTGATGGAACTCCAGGACGAAGATGTCGGCGCCATCATGACCCAGCGGATGGATATGGAATACATCTCCGTGAATGCGACTCTGGACGAAGCCCTGCTGAAGTTCATTGATGTCGGACATTCCCGTATCCCTGTCATTGGTGAATCGACAGATGATATCGTGGGAATTCTCTATGCACGCGAATTGCTCAAACATTTCTCAAAAGAGAATCAGAATTCTGAATCTCCCGAAGCATTAACCATCCAGAAACTGATGTTTTCTCCCTTTTATATTCCTGAAACGACGGGGATCGACTCTCTGCTGGAGACCATGCAGAAAGAACATGTTCACATGGCAATTGTGATTGATGAATATGGGGGGGTCGCCGGACTGGTTACGATGGAAGACGTTCTGGAAGAAATTGTCGGCGACATTGTTGATGAATTCGATGAAGAAGAAGAGCAGATGATTTTTGAAACCGGGGAGAATATTCTCGAAGTTGATGCCCGGGTCCACATTGATGACTTGAATGAGCAATACCATTACGATCTACCGGAAGGTAAAGACTTTGATACTATCGGCGGATTTGTAATTACCCAGATCGGAAAAGTACCTCAACCTGGAGAAACACTGATCTGGCAGCAGTTAAGAATTGAAGTTCTTGAGTCCGATGAACGCAGAATCAACAAGCTTCGCATTGAACTGGATTCTTCACTGGTCGAAGAATACGACACCGACAACTGA